The proteins below are encoded in one region of Alistipes communis:
- a CDS encoding DNA-directed RNA polymerase subunit alpha, whose translation MAILAFQKPEKVIMLESTSSFGKFEFRPLEPGFGMTIGNALRRILLSSLEGYAITTVKVAGVDHEFAAIPGVMEGMIDIILNLKKIRFIRTVDNQDAEKVSVNVAGVTELTAGYISNYLSFFKVLNPELVICHLAPGTKMQITLTIGKGRGYVPAEENTPAECEFGTLPIDSIFTPIKNVKYSIENYRVEQKTDYEKLNLEITTDGSIHPKDALKEAAKILIQHFMLFSDEKITLNMEDSNGAEEFDEDVLHMRQLLKTKLSDQDLSVRALNCLKAADVDTVGDLVRLNRNDLLKFRNFGKKSLTELDELLASLNLKFGMDVSIYKLDKD comes from the coding sequence ATGGCAATATTAGCATTCCAGAAACCTGAAAAGGTTATCATGCTTGAGTCCACTTCATCGTTCGGGAAGTTCGAGTTCCGACCGCTGGAGCCGGGATTCGGAATGACCATCGGCAACGCTTTGCGCCGTATCCTGCTCTCTTCGTTGGAGGGTTATGCGATTACGACGGTCAAAGTAGCCGGTGTAGACCACGAGTTTGCCGCTATCCCTGGGGTGATGGAGGGTATGATCGATATTATCCTGAATCTCAAAAAAATCCGTTTCATCCGTACGGTCGACAACCAGGACGCCGAGAAGGTGTCGGTCAACGTGGCGGGCGTAACGGAGCTGACCGCAGGATACATTTCGAACTATCTTTCGTTCTTCAAGGTGTTGAATCCCGAATTGGTCATTTGCCATCTCGCACCGGGAACCAAGATGCAGATCACCCTTACGATCGGTAAGGGGCGCGGCTACGTTCCCGCAGAAGAGAATACCCCTGCCGAGTGCGAATTCGGTACGCTCCCCATCGATTCGATCTTCACGCCGATCAAGAACGTGAAGTATTCGATCGAAAACTATCGTGTGGAGCAGAAGACCGACTACGAGAAATTGAATTTGGAGATTACTACCGACGGTTCGATTCATCCGAAAGATGCGTTGAAGGAGGCGGCTAAGATTCTCATTCAGCACTTCATGCTCTTCTCCGACGAGAAGATCACGCTCAACATGGAGGACAGCAACGGTGCCGAGGAGTTCGACGAGGACGTATTGCACATGCGCCAGCTGTTGAAGACCAAGCTGTCGGATCAGGATCTGAGCGTCCGCGCGCTCAACTGCCTGAAAGCGGCCGATGTCGACACGGTGGGCGACCTGGTGCGTCTGAACCGCAACGACCTGTTGAAGTTCCGCAACTTCGGCAAGAAGTCGCTGACGGAGCTCGACGAGCTGCTCGCCTCGCTCAACTTGAAGTTCGGAATGGACGTATCTATTTACAAACTTGATAAAGACTAA
- the ykgO gene encoding type B 50S ribosomal protein L36 translates to MKVKASIKKRSEDCKIVKRKGKLYVICKKNPKFKMRQG, encoded by the coding sequence ATGAAAGTAAAAGCATCAATCAAGAAGCGTAGCGAGGATTGCAAGATCGTCAAGCGTAAGGGGAAACTCTACGTGATTTGCAAGAAGAATCCCAAATTCAAAATGCGCCAGGGGTAA
- a CDS encoding DeoR/GlpR family DNA-binding transcription regulator, which yields MKDTDKVIHLNERQNRIMEIMRQQNAVSVATLSSLMKVSEVTIRKDLTMLEEQHMLYRVHGSAILVNRYINDRSVAEKEKLYADEKHAIGVYAARLIGPDDTIMVASGTTTLAMAREIGQNDRLTVITSAFSVASELSTRRSVDVIQLGGMVRRSSLSVLGPFAEQMLGSLSCSKLFMGVDGVDLDYGVTTTNHIEASLHKQMIASVQKVIVLADSSKFGRRGFSKICDMSAVDQIITDDKAPASVIERLQESGVDVTVVPVGRRE from the coding sequence ATGAAAGATACGGACAAGGTGATTCATCTGAACGAACGTCAGAACCGCATCATGGAGATCATGCGTCAGCAGAACGCCGTATCGGTGGCGACGCTCTCCTCGCTGATGAAGGTTTCGGAGGTGACGATCCGCAAGGACCTCACGATGCTCGAAGAGCAGCACATGCTGTACCGCGTGCACGGTTCGGCCATTCTCGTGAACCGTTACATCAACGACCGCTCGGTGGCCGAGAAGGAGAAGCTCTATGCCGACGAGAAACACGCCATCGGCGTCTATGCCGCGCGGCTGATCGGCCCCGACGATACGATCATGGTCGCGTCGGGTACGACGACGCTGGCCATGGCGCGCGAGATCGGCCAGAACGACCGTCTGACAGTCATCACGTCGGCGTTCAGCGTGGCTTCGGAACTCTCCACGCGCCGTTCGGTGGATGTCATCCAGTTGGGCGGCATGGTTCGGCGCAGTTCGCTCTCGGTGCTGGGTCCCTTTGCCGAGCAGATGCTGGGCAGCCTCTCGTGCAGCAAGCTCTTCATGGGCGTCGACGGCGTCGACCTGGATTACGGCGTGACGACGACCAACCACATCGAGGCGAGCCTGCACAAGCAGATGATCGCCTCGGTGCAGAAGGTGATCGTGCTGGCCGATTCGTCGAAGTTCGGCCGTCGCGGATTCAGCAAGATCTGCGACATGAGCGCCGTCGATCAGATCATTACCGACGACAAGGCGCCCGCTTCGGTGATCGAGCGGTTGCAGGAGTCGGGCGTCGACGTGACGGTCGTACCGGTCGGCCGCCGCGAATAG
- a CDS encoding PL29 family lyase N-terminal domain-containing protein: MKRLFTLFTGLCVMLLAGCNDEYDDSALVKRLDDFEQRLERLERLCNDINTNLGSMQTIVTALDRGDYITSVEPLTENGSMVGYTIRFAKGTPIVVYNGKPGTAPVVSVKKDTDGIYYWTLDGEWITDGGKKLPVSGQNGTSPKLKIEEEYWYISYDDGTTWTKLDKATGEKGDDGAGILVDMDENYVYFTLPDGRTVTVPRAEGGSEPQPSVPHILYAVGQELVPGQGHYYATLWKDGKRQLLTDGSADSFCNGVYVDGNKVYVVGCEAIGDLFDDGYYEPYPLNVGVMWQFEVGNETQVTRSVLSDGKRATSPVAVAAAGENIYAAGFETLENSDRKAVYWRNGQMEYLSDGSTDALAYCVAAEGNDVYVGGYVQPADNKSGGIACIWKNGVAQNLTDGSTLAKVNAICIDGGVLYAAGAEKVSGGRWKGVLWKDGQPTYFTEEVGTEVTGLYVKEGKYIIEGNMTADSGDIVTCIWTEEGVQVISEGMALCQGTGLAVAGSDIYVAGNAYDMDYGTYEEIYRSPVWKNGTEIALEVVSSDNFTVWGLACAFVDTQE; the protein is encoded by the coding sequence ATGAAAAGACTGTTTACCCTTTTCACCGGCCTGTGCGTGATGCTGCTGGCCGGCTGCAACGACGAGTACGACGATTCGGCGCTCGTGAAACGACTGGACGATTTCGAGCAGCGGCTCGAACGACTCGAACGGCTCTGCAACGACATAAACACCAATCTCGGTTCGATGCAGACTATTGTCACGGCACTCGACCGCGGCGACTACATCACCTCCGTCGAACCGCTGACGGAAAACGGAAGCATGGTAGGCTACACGATCCGGTTCGCCAAGGGGACGCCCATCGTCGTCTACAACGGCAAACCCGGCACGGCGCCCGTCGTCTCCGTTAAGAAGGATACCGACGGCATCTACTATTGGACGCTCGACGGCGAGTGGATCACCGACGGCGGCAAGAAACTCCCCGTCTCCGGGCAAAACGGCACCTCGCCCAAACTGAAAATCGAGGAGGAGTACTGGTATATCTCCTACGACGACGGCACGACATGGACGAAACTCGACAAGGCCACCGGCGAGAAGGGCGACGACGGAGCGGGCATACTCGTCGACATGGACGAGAACTACGTCTACTTCACCCTGCCCGACGGCAGGACGGTCACCGTCCCGAGAGCGGAGGGCGGAAGCGAACCGCAGCCCTCGGTGCCGCACATCCTCTACGCCGTGGGACAGGAGCTCGTACCCGGTCAAGGGCATTACTATGCCACCTTGTGGAAGGACGGCAAGCGCCAGTTGCTCACCGACGGCTCGGCGGACAGTTTCTGCAACGGCGTCTACGTCGACGGAAACAAGGTCTATGTCGTCGGCTGCGAAGCGATCGGCGATCTGTTCGACGACGGATACTACGAACCCTATCCGCTGAACGTCGGCGTCATGTGGCAGTTCGAGGTCGGCAACGAGACGCAAGTGACGCGCTCCGTCCTGAGCGACGGCAAACGCGCGACCTCCCCCGTCGCCGTCGCGGCGGCGGGCGAAAACATCTACGCCGCAGGTTTCGAAACGCTGGAAAACTCCGACCGAAAGGCCGTCTACTGGCGTAACGGGCAGATGGAGTACCTGAGCGACGGCTCGACCGACGCATTGGCCTACTGCGTGGCAGCCGAAGGCAACGACGTCTATGTGGGCGGTTACGTCCAACCGGCCGACAACAAGAGCGGCGGCATCGCCTGCATCTGGAAGAACGGCGTGGCGCAGAACCTGACCGACGGCTCGACGCTCGCCAAGGTCAACGCCATCTGCATCGACGGCGGCGTGCTCTATGCTGCCGGAGCCGAGAAGGTGTCGGGCGGCCGCTGGAAGGGCGTGCTGTGGAAGGACGGCCAGCCCACCTATTTCACCGAAGAGGTCGGAACCGAAGTGACGGGCCTCTACGTCAAGGAGGGGAAATACATCATCGAAGGCAACATGACGGCCGATTCCGGCGATATCGTCACCTGCATCTGGACGGAAGAGGGCGTGCAAGTCATCTCCGAAGGAATGGCCTTGTGCCAGGGGACGGGCCTCGCCGTAGCCGGAAGCGACATCTACGTCGCGGGCAACGCCTACGACATGGACTACGGCACTTACGAGGAGATCTACCGCTCGCCCGTCTGGAAAAACGGCACGGAAATAGCGCTCGAAGTCGTCAGCTCCGACAACTTCACCGTGTGGGGGCTCGCCTGCGCCTTCGTCGACACGCAAGAGTAA
- a CDS encoding MATE family efflux transporter produces the protein MERDEIDFGTLKVSVLFRKLFIPTLFGMLSISAVTVADGIFVGHGVGSDGIAAVNIYVPLLMLFQGVGLMIGIGCSVVASIHLSRAKVKAARLNVTQAMIIVTALTLLLSLLIVVFPDRTACLLGSSDRLLPLVKDYLLWFTPALVFQMWTAVGLFVIRLDGAPKLAMWCSVVAALLNVVLDWLFIFPLGWGVMGAAFATAISVSVGGVIVVVYLSFFARTLRFCPLKRSRKSLRLSLRNVGYQCRIGSSALLGEATLAMLMFVGNLTFMHYLGDDGVGAFGIACYYIPFVFMVGNAIAQSAQPIISYNFGAGVRERVIEAAQIALATAVVCGAVVTAVFIGSPRLLVGLFLDPATHAARIAIEGLPWFALGFICFIVNLTAIGYYQSLERVGIASGFALLRGFVFLVPSFLFMPRLCGTEGIWLAMPLSELLTALVILGVSLWRRQRIG, from the coding sequence ATGGAAAGAGATGAGATCGACTTCGGAACGCTGAAAGTGTCCGTACTGTTCCGCAAACTGTTCATTCCGACGCTGTTCGGTATGCTCAGCATCTCGGCTGTCACGGTGGCCGACGGGATTTTCGTCGGCCACGGCGTCGGCAGTGACGGCATCGCCGCCGTGAACATCTACGTCCCGCTGCTGATGCTTTTCCAGGGGGTGGGGCTGATGATCGGCATCGGTTGTTCGGTCGTCGCCTCCATTCATCTGTCGCGGGCGAAGGTCAAGGCGGCCCGCCTGAACGTCACACAGGCCATGATTATCGTGACGGCGCTGACGCTGCTCCTTTCGCTGCTGATCGTGGTTTTTCCGGATCGGACGGCCTGCCTGCTCGGTTCGTCCGACCGGTTGTTGCCGCTGGTGAAGGACTACCTGCTCTGGTTCACACCGGCGCTGGTCTTCCAGATGTGGACGGCCGTCGGGCTGTTCGTCATCCGGCTGGACGGAGCCCCGAAGCTGGCCATGTGGTGCAGCGTCGTCGCCGCGCTGCTCAATGTGGTGTTGGACTGGCTCTTCATCTTTCCGCTGGGCTGGGGCGTCATGGGGGCGGCGTTCGCCACGGCGATCAGTGTCTCGGTGGGCGGTGTGATCGTGGTCGTCTACCTGTCGTTTTTCGCACGCACGCTGCGTTTCTGTCCGCTCAAACGCAGCCGCAAGAGCTTGCGCTTGTCGCTGCGCAACGTCGGTTACCAGTGCCGCATCGGTTCGTCGGCCCTGTTGGGCGAGGCGACGCTGGCGATGCTGATGTTCGTCGGCAACCTGACTTTCATGCACTATCTTGGCGACGACGGCGTCGGGGCGTTCGGCATCGCCTGTTATTACATTCCGTTCGTCTTCATGGTCGGCAACGCTATCGCGCAGTCGGCGCAGCCGATCATCAGCTACAACTTCGGTGCAGGCGTCCGCGAACGGGTGATCGAGGCTGCGCAGATCGCGCTGGCGACGGCCGTGGTCTGCGGTGCGGTCGTCACGGCGGTCTTCATCGGCAGCCCGCGCCTGCTCGTCGGGCTCTTCCTCGATCCGGCGACGCACGCTGCACGCATCGCCATCGAGGGGTTACCGTGGTTCGCCCTGGGCTTCATTTGCTTTATCGTCAATCTGACGGCGATCGGATACTACCAGAGCCTCGAACGGGTCGGGATCGCTTCGGGTTTCGCACTCCTGCGCGGGTTCGTCTTTCTCGTTCCGAGCTTCCTCTTCATGCCGCGGCTCTGCGGTACGGAGGGCATTTGGCTGGCCATGCCGTTGTCGGAGCTGCTGACCGCGCTGGTCATTCTCGGCGTCAGCCTCTGGCGGCGTCAGCGGATCGGCTGA
- the rpsM gene encoding 30S ribosomal protein S13: MARIVGVDLPKNKRGEIGLTYIYGIGRSTARKILDEAGISYDVKVQDWNDEQVSAIRSKIAELGIKVEGECRSLVQLNIKRLMDIGCYRGIRHRLGLPVRGQSTKNNARTRKGRKKTVANKKKATK, translated from the coding sequence ATGGCACGTATAGTTGGTGTAGATTTACCAAAAAACAAACGCGGTGAGATCGGCCTGACCTATATCTACGGTATAGGCCGTTCGACCGCCCGTAAAATTCTCGACGAGGCAGGTATCAGCTACGATGTGAAGGTTCAGGACTGGAACGACGAGCAGGTGAGCGCCATTCGTTCGAAAATTGCCGAACTGGGCATCAAGGTCGAGGGCGAATGCCGCTCGCTGGTTCAGCTCAACATCAAACGTCTGATGGACATCGGCTGCTATCGCGGTATCCGTCACCGTTTGGGTCTTCCCGTTCGCGGTCAGAGCACCAAGAACAATGCGCGCACCCGCAAGGGCCGCAAGAAGACGGTCGCAAACAAGAAAAAGGCAACTAAGTAA
- the infA gene encoding translation initiation factor IF-1 — MAKQTAIERDGTIIEALSNAMFRVELDNGHVITAHISGKMRMHYIKILPGDKVKVEMTPYDLSKGRISFRYK; from the coding sequence ATGGCAAAACAGACTGCGATTGAACGAGACGGTACGATTATCGAGGCGCTGTCGAACGCGATGTTCCGCGTCGAGCTGGACAACGGCCACGTAATCACCGCTCATATCTCGGGGAAGATGCGGATGCACTACATCAAGATTCTTCCCGGGGATAAGGTAAAAGTGGAGATGACCCCCTACGATCTGTCGAAGGGGCGGATCTCTTTCAGGTACAAATAA
- the rplQ gene encoding 50S ribosomal protein L17, translated as MRHNKNFNHLGRQAGHRKALMSNMASSLILHKRIETTVAKAKALRQFIEPLVTKSKEDTTHQRRMVFSYLKQKEAVTELFRTIAPKIAERPGGYTRILKTGFRLGDAADMCIIEFVDFNEAYTLGVTPAAQAVEAKPKTRRSRKPAAKKADAVEDAKIVEAKPKKVAAKAGGATKAGAAKVAKKTNVGKKM; from the coding sequence ATGAGACATAATAAGAATTTCAATCACCTCGGGCGTCAGGCGGGACACCGCAAGGCCCTGATGTCGAACATGGCATCGTCGCTCATCCTGCACAAGCGCATCGAGACGACGGTGGCCAAAGCCAAGGCGCTGCGTCAGTTCATCGAGCCGCTGGTGACCAAATCCAAGGAGGACACCACGCACCAGCGTCGTATGGTATTCTCGTACCTCAAGCAGAAGGAGGCCGTGACGGAGCTGTTCCGCACGATCGCTCCGAAGATCGCCGAGCGTCCGGGCGGTTATACCCGCATCCTGAAAACGGGCTTCCGTCTGGGAGACGCCGCCGACATGTGCATCATCGAGTTCGTGGATTTCAACGAGGCCTACACGCTGGGCGTAACGCCGGCCGCACAGGCCGTCGAGGCGAAGCCCAAGACCCGCCGTTCGCGCAAGCCCGCCGCCAAGAAGGCGGATGCCGTCGAGGATGCGAAGATCGTCGAGGCGAAGCCCAAGAAGGTCGCTGCCAAGGCCGGCGGTGCTACGAAGGCCGGTGCTGCGAAGGTTGCCAAGAAGACCAACGTCGGCAAGAAGATGTGA
- the rpsD gene encoding 30S ribosomal protein S4 yields the protein MAKYIGPKSKIARRFGEAIYGADKVLEKRNFPPGQHGLMRKRKKVSEYGEQLSEKQKAKYTYGLLEKQFARTYEAASRMGGITGENLLKLLECRLDNVVYRLGIAPTRAAARQLVSHRHICVNGNVVNIPSYSLRVGDVVSVREKSKSLEVIAESLSGASKSRYAWLEWDGATMSGKFLQKPEREEIPENIKEQLIVELYSK from the coding sequence ATGGCTAAATATATAGGACCTAAATCGAAGATCGCCCGTCGTTTCGGCGAGGCTATTTATGGTGCGGACAAAGTGCTCGAGAAGCGTAACTTCCCTCCCGGCCAGCACGGTCTGATGCGCAAGCGCAAGAAGGTGTCCGAGTACGGCGAGCAGCTCAGCGAGAAGCAGAAGGCGAAGTACACCTACGGGCTGCTGGAGAAGCAGTTCGCCCGTACCTACGAGGCTGCGTCCCGCATGGGCGGCATCACGGGTGAGAACCTGCTCAAGTTGCTGGAATGCCGTCTGGATAATGTTGTTTACCGCTTAGGTATCGCTCCGACCCGCGCTGCTGCGCGTCAGCTCGTATCGCACCGTCACATCTGCGTCAACGGCAATGTGGTGAACATTCCGTCGTATTCGCTCCGTGTGGGCGACGTAGTGTCGGTTCGCGAGAAGTCGAAGAGTTTGGAGGTGATCGCCGAGTCGTTGTCGGGAGCTTCGAAGAGCCGTTACGCATGGCTCGAATGGGACGGCGCCACGATGAGTGGCAAGTTCCTCCAGAAGCCCGAACGCGAGGAGATTCCCGAAAACATCAAAGAGCAGCTGATCGTCGAGTTGTACTCTAAGTAG
- the rpsK gene encoding 30S ribosomal protein S11, with amino-acid sequence MAKKTGTVKKKVVKVGAQGMAFVHSTFNNVIITLTNEVGEVISWSSAGKMGFRGSKKNTPYAAQTAAADCAKVAYDMGLRKVKVYVKGPGAGRESAVRTIHGAGIEVTEIIDVTPMPHNGCRAPNRRRV; translated from the coding sequence ATGGCAAAGAAAACTGGAACAGTTAAGAAGAAGGTCGTCAAGGTGGGTGCTCAGGGCATGGCTTTTGTCCACTCGACTTTCAACAACGTAATCATCACCCTCACGAACGAGGTGGGTGAGGTTATCAGCTGGTCTTCGGCCGGTAAGATGGGTTTCCGCGGCTCGAAGAAAAATACTCCCTATGCTGCTCAGACGGCTGCCGCCGACTGCGCGAAGGTCGCCTATGATATGGGTTTGCGCAAGGTGAAGGTCTATGTCAAGGGACCGGGTGCCGGCCGTGAGTCGGCCGTGCGCACCATTCACGGCGCGGGCATCGAAGTGACGGAGATCATCGACGTGACGCCGATGCCGCACAACGGCTGCCGCGCTCCCAACCGCCGCCGCGTGTAA
- the map gene encoding type I methionyl aminopeptidase codes for MIYLKNEEEIELLRENNLLVSRTLAEVGRHIRPGVTTKELDRIGEEFIRSHGAVPAFLGYQGYPASLCISVNEQVVHGIPSTSQVLKEGDIVSVDCGTFMKGFVGDSAYTFAVGAVSDEVKQLMEVTKEALYKGTAQARAGNRVGDISAAVQEYAEKFGYGVVRELEGHGLGRKMHEDPGVPNYGARGRGPLLREGMVICIEPMINMGTRAVVFEPDGWTVRTRDRKPAAHYEFAVAVRKGGADVLTDFSIIEEAINK; via the coding sequence ATGATATACTTAAAGAACGAAGAAGAGATCGAACTGCTCCGCGAGAACAACCTTCTCGTGAGCCGGACGCTGGCCGAAGTGGGGCGCCACATACGGCCCGGCGTCACGACCAAGGAGCTGGATCGCATCGGCGAGGAGTTTATCCGTTCCCACGGAGCAGTTCCGGCTTTTCTGGGGTATCAGGGCTATCCGGCATCGTTGTGCATTTCGGTCAACGAGCAGGTGGTCCACGGTATTCCGTCGACGTCGCAGGTTCTCAAAGAGGGCGACATCGTTTCGGTGGATTGCGGTACATTTATGAAGGGGTTTGTTGGTGATTCGGCCTACACGTTTGCCGTAGGAGCCGTTTCCGACGAGGTGAAACAGCTCATGGAAGTCACCAAAGAGGCTCTTTATAAAGGTACGGCACAGGCCAGGGCGGGAAATCGCGTAGGCGATATCTCGGCGGCCGTGCAGGAGTATGCCGAAAAATTCGGCTACGGCGTGGTGCGCGAGTTGGAGGGACACGGTTTGGGTCGGAAGATGCACGAAGACCCCGGTGTTCCGAACTACGGCGCCCGCGGCAGAGGACCCCTGCTCCGCGAGGGCATGGTCATCTGTATCGAACCCATGATCAACATGGGAACCCGAGCGGTGGTATTCGAACCCGACGGATGGACGGTGCGTACGCGCGATCGCAAGCCGGCGGCTCATTACGAGTTCGCGGTGGCTGTGCGCAAGGGCGGCGCGGATGTCCTGACCGATTTCAGTATTATCGAGGAGGCAATTAACAAGTAA